A genomic stretch from Panthera uncia isolate 11264 chromosome E3, Puncia_PCG_1.0, whole genome shotgun sequence includes:
- the LOC125928556 gene encoding olfactory receptor 2AE1, whose amino-acid sequence MWQRNQTSLADFILEGLFDDSLTHLFLFSLTIVVFLIAVSGNMLTILLICADARLHTPMYFLLSQLSLMDLMHVSTTIPKMATNYLSGKKTISFVGCATQHFLYLSLGGAECLLLALMSYDRYVAICHPLRYTVLMNRKVGLMMVVMSWLGASINSLIHTVILMHLPFCGSRKIHHFYCEFPAILKLVCGDITVYETIVYIISIVLLLLPTLFISTSYAFILHSVIQMRSAGSKRNAFATCSSHLIVVSFWFGACIFSYTRPRSQRTPLQDKVGSVFYSIITPTLNPLIYTLRNKDVAKALRGVMGREILTQRWQLQLS is encoded by the coding sequence ATGTGGCAGAGGAATCAGACCTCTCTGGCAGACTTCATCCTTGAAGGGCTCTTTGATGACTCTCTCacccatcttttccttttctctttaaccATAGTGGTCTTCCTTATTGCGGTGAGTGGCAACATGCTCACTATTCTCCTCATCTGTGCTGATGCTCGGCTTCATACACCCATGTACTTCCTGCTCAGCCAGCTCTCCCTCATGGATCTGATGCATGTCTCCACAACCATCCCCAAGATGGCTACCAACTACCTATCTGGCAAGAAGACCATCTCCTTTGTGGGCTGTGCAACCCAGCACTTCCTGTATTTGTCTCTGGGTGGTGCTGAGTGTCTTCTCTTAGCTCTCATGTCTTATGACCGCTATGTTGCCATCTGTCATCCACTTCGCTATACTGTTCTCATGAACAGAAAGGTGGGACTGATGATGGTGGTCATGTCGTGGTTGGGAGCATCCATAAACTCTCTAATTCACACAGTGATCTTGATGCACTTACCTTTCTGTGGGTCTCGAAAAATCCACCACTTCTATTGCGAGTTTCCAGCTATTTTGAAGTTGGTGTGTGGAGACATCACTGTATATGAGACCATAGTGTACATCATCAGCATTGtacttctcctcctccccaccctcttcaTTTCTACATCGTATGCCTTCATTCTCCACAGTGTCATTCAGATGCGTTCAGCTGGGAGTAAGAGAAATGCTTTTGCCACTTGTAGCTCTCACCTCATTGTGGTTTCCTTTTGGTTTGGTGCCTGCATCTTCTCATATACGAGGCCCAGGTCCCAGAGAACTCCACTGCAAGACAAAGTTGGTTCTGTGTTCTATAGCATCATTACTCCTACCCTGAATCCTTTGATTTATACTCTCCGGAATAAGGATGTAGCCAAGGCTCTGAGAGGAGTGATGGGGAGGGAGATTCTCACTCAGAGATGGCAATTGCAGTTATCCTGA